In Candidatus Latescibacter sp., the genomic stretch TCGGAAGCGACCGATGAATTTAACAAAACCTATCCGATCAGTGCGGGAACCACGGTGAATATAACGAATGTCACCGGAAAAGTGGCAGTCAGCACCTGGGATCAACCCAACGCCGAAATCCGTGCGGTCAAGAAGACAAAGAATGGCAGAAGCGATCTGGATGCGGTCACAATCGAGGTTACCCCTGCTGGGAATACGCTGGATATCAAGACTGTTTACCCTAAAAAAAGTAAAAGGGAAAATGAATCGCTCTTGACTAGAATATCGCGTGGATTCCGTAATTTTGGTTCCTCGGTAACGGTGGACTATACCATCACCCTCCCCAAAACCGCGATGCTCGGCAAGGTTAGTACTGTCAATGGGAATGTGGAACTCAGTGAAACGTTCGGTAATACGGTAGCCCGGAGCACCAACGGCACGGTCAAAGTGGATAAAGCGCAAGGCATCGCCGAGGCGCATACAGTCAACGGCAATATAGAGATACGGGATACCAAAGGAAATATTGAGATTCATACGACGAACGGATCGATCAGGGTGGAAAATGTTGAAGGCACAATAACCGCCAAATCCGTTAATGGAAATATTTTTCTGAACGGAGTCACTTCAGTCAAAGAAGCCCGCACCACCAACGGAAACATCAAAGCCGGAATTACAGGAACCGAGCCTGAAGGTATGAATATCAACACGGTCAACGGTTCGGTTGAGCTCTCTTTTCCTCAGACCATGAACGCGGAGATGGATATTGAATCCGCGCACGGCAAGATTTCCGCTCCCGGCGGGCTCACCATAAACATGGAAACCATATCACCCAGGCATATGACCGGAAAGCTTGGCGGCGGCGGGAACAAAATCCAGGTCAAAACGGTCAACGGCAGCATTATATTGAATAAACTGTAAAAATAAGGGACAAAGTGACAAAGGAACTTGCTTCGACAGGCTCAGCAAGCGTGCACTGAGCTTGTCGAAGTGCAAGCACTGAAAACCGGGTGAGGGAAATCCTATTTCATTTCCTTGATCATGATCTTCCGGAACCAGATTTTGTTGCCCTTGCCCCAGCTTGCGCCCGGATGCACCTGGATGCCTAAAAATCCCGTCTCCGGCACACGGAACTTGCCGGCGAGCAGGGTATCGGTGTAGTCCTGCACCTGCACGCCGTTCACCCAGGCTTTGATTTTGGCGGGCTGGCCCTCGATGCGCGCGACCACGGTGTTGTACTCGTCCTTCTTCCAGAGCTTTATCCCCTCGGGCTTATGCATGAGGAACTCGCCGCCGCCGGGGCAGTAAATGGCCGCGATCTCCCCCTCCGGGCGGTAGTCGATCGTCACCTGGTACGACAGCACATCCGGCTGCACACGCAGGAAAAGCCCCGAATCGATCGGATAATCCCCTTTCACCTCCGTATACACCTCGTAGTCCGCATATTTCTTTTCGGTTACCAGAAGCCCGCCTTTGCCCTCCGGCCACTGGTCGCCCGCGATAACCCCCTTGATGACCTCCCATTTGCCATCATCGCCGCTGTAGGTGGTCAGCTTGTTCCAGCCTTTGAGAGTTTTGCCATCGAAAAGGGAGGTGAATTCCTTGAGATTGGGCTGGTAGGTTTCGGCGGCAAAAGAGCTGCGGACTGCTATCGCTGCTGGAAAGGCGGAAATGATTCCGAGCATGTCACGGCGTTTCATCGAAAACCTCCTGGAAAAGAAAATCTCTCGCAAAGTTCGAAAAGAAAGAAATATGATGGATTTTGGAGTAGTATAATGAGGAGAGTGGAGAGGGGCAAGGGGAAAGAGAGGAGGATTTACATTGTCAATGGGGCCCGAAGAATTTGTCGCCGTTATAGTGAATCATGTGGTCCGGCGCCTCGGCAATCCATACTTCAGATTCCCACACGATTTCTTCAGCGTATTTTCGAAAGTCACTGAATGTCAGAAAAGCAGTCACATAAATTCGTCCGAACGGACATTTTGACAGCATGGTTTCCAGTTCAATATGCCTTTTAGGTGAAATCGGACCGTGAGAGGTAACAGCCTCAATGAAAAAAATCCATTTTTTCTTTGGGCTGAAAAGTACCACATCAGGAAGTTTGTCATGCTGAGTAACCGGTATAAAGAGTGATTTTAGTGCGGCTTCATCTATAAAAAGGTGCTTTTCCGCCGTATCGCCCATATAAATGAGAACAGGATTCTCGATGAATCGCGGAGCAAATTCTTCCAGAATGAGACGTTGAAGTATATTGTGTTCTCCAGGAGACAAATGGAGAATAGAATCATCTGGCAATTTGACGGCAACTGTATGCAGTTTACGGATTTTACCATATTTTCTTGTAAGAGAACCGTGTGTGCGAATGAATTTATTGACTTCCCGGTCGAACGTTTTTGTTCCATAGGATCGTAAAACGGGTAGTATGCCGCCTGTCAAACGATACACCGTTTTGCCGCTGTTTGTCGGACGATCCGGATTATCCGGGTTTCTGTCTACTATACGCGCCTGTTCAAACTGATGAATCGTTTGTCTCCTTAATGGTTTCGCGTGAATTCGGCGCATAATTTTTTTCGAATTTGTCACGCATCCAATCCATAATGTCGATGATTCTAAGGAGGGGCGTTTGAATATCTTTCCAAGTGTTCTCGCGGGTTCGTCCGGCCAAAGCGAGGAGAGTCAATGCAGAGCGTTCATTTCTCTGCTGACGGGGGAGTCCGAGCGCGGTAAGAATTTCGATGGCTTCTTCCAGTATTGTCATGAGGCGGTATCTTTGAGATAATCTTTTATTTCCCCGTTGATTCCCAGATGATCAAGAATCAAATCCTCAACTTCAGATGGATTAAGGTTAGTCAATTTTTTTAAACTTTCCCCGATTGCGCAAATTTTTTCAAGAGGAGGGAGCGGAAGAGTACGAATATCCGCAGCGTTAACCTGCGTGTTCCCGTTAATGGTTCTAAAATACCGGTCGAGTAAAACCGAATTGAATAATGCCGCCAACCCGTAAGTTTCAGCATCGAAAAGATTCCCTTGAATTTTACGAACATAATTCAAATGATTTTCCAATCCTATATAGGGGAACGGGAATTTCTCAGCCCAAAAAATTCCGGCAACCAGCCGCCGTTTCTCTTCTTTCGCTGTGAATCGTTTCAGAATAACGTAATCCTTCACCGGCAGAAGCAACGGCATGGAATTGTCGCATACTTTGAAATAGAAATCTTTCTCGCTTCTCTTTGATGGCCAGATAGTTTCAAACGGACGGATATTATGCATGGAAAGCAAGGGAACTGAATCGCTGTTATCTCTTTCGCGGATTATATACTCAAGAGCACGGAAAGTAACAACCGGCCCGGTGGATATTTTGAATCCCATATCCTGAAACCGAGAAGGCCAACTATCCACTATTTTCGCAATACGCCGGTCAAGATCATTTCCCGCGATCCGTACAATTCTATCACCCTTTGTATCATCTATAAGCTCACTCATGGAAACAGAACTCCGATCAACACAGTGAAGATCACGGCCTTTACTGGTCGTGACAATCACAGAGTCGTGTTTTTTCCCCCGTATTCCGGCAAGAATAATATTCTCTTGCAATACCCCATTTTCCTTGAATGTATCCGTTCTCGATTCGAAAAGGTGAATGTGATACGGTGTGATACGGTCGAAGAACCACTTCCGAAAGTCACGGAAATACAAGCCGTTACAATAACTTCGCGGTGTAATGGCCACTATTTTGCCGCCCCGGCGCAAAAGCTGCGCACCAATTGCCATAAATAATGCGTAGATATTCGGTTGTCCATGAATGACGTGCCCCATCACCCTGGCATGCGGCGAATCTTTCAATATCTTTCCATAAGGGGGATTCATGATAACCATATCGAATGGCCCGGAAACGGAATTGTCGCCCGTAAAAAGATCGTTCCCGCATGGGGAATTGGATAGGATAAAATCTTCATTATAGATTCTATATTCGAAACCATGTCCCTGCTTGTTCAATACGTTCTTCGCCCGCAGCATGGTTTCATGGAGGAACGGTATCAACGCCGGTTCCTTTTCGTACAGTACCGCCTGGACCGTGCGCGGTTCGCCAAATGACGCGATCCGGTCGCATACCGCGGCAGTCAAAATACCCACTCCGGCGCCTGCGTCAAGCAGACGAATTTTCCCTGAAGGAATCTCCTTGAAAAGTAAAGCCATAAACTCAGCAACTGCTACCGGTGTTCCGAAATGACCATTAATTTTCCGATCTTCAATGGTAGTGGTTGCCTCGTATTCCTTTTGCAAGATAGCAGCGAAATTGGATATAGATTGGCTACGGAAAGGTTCAGATACCGGGAGGTTGGTAGGATATGTGTAAGGAATGGTTTCCATAATGGACGATGACTTTTCAGGTTATTGGGTTGGTGCATTCTGATGTATTATAGGGAGGCTGAGTTGAAAAGGCAAGGGAAAATGTGAGAATGAGAGTGGATATGTGTGCAGGTTTTAAGATACTAAAAAAAAGAAAGCAAATTCGTTATGTATATATGGGAGATATAGACATTTCCGTTGGCAAAAGAAACAATAATGCGGAAGAAGGAAAAAAAGGCGAAAGTCTACTCCTTTTCCATACCTTCATCCGCCCCAAGATTTAAGTACCCCTATCCGGTAGTATCATAGAAACGAGAAATCACACCCCGGTTCATTTCCCCCTCCCCAGCACCTTCTCCGCATTCTTATGATACACCTTCTCCAGTACCTCATCCGGCAGGAAAATCCCGTAAATATTCCATCTCCCCTGCAGGTGATGCCCCCCCGAGGGATTAAAGTATTCATCGTCCGTTTCCAAAAACCGGTAATAAATCCGGTACGCTACGGCGCTGGGCATGGTGTCTGTGCCGAAGGTGATGCGGTCCTGGTACTTGATGAAGAATTTACGGGCGGTGTAGGGCTGACGGCCCAGCTCGGAGATACGGGCGTCGATGTCCACATATAAGTTCGGGTAGGTATCTAGCCACTGTGCGACTGTGCCCAGGTCTTCGGGAAGGTTGGCGACATGCGCGCCTACGAAGATGGTTCTGGAGTGACGGGCGATGACGCGGTTGCGCTGGGCGAGTATTTCATTCTTGGAGGGGTACTGCGGGCAGTAGAAGAGCCAGTCCGGATGCGCCTGGAGCTCATCATAGCGCTCGTTGTACTTATCGAGCGGGGTGAAGAATGCATTAGGGTCGGAGACATGGATCATCACCGGGATACGGAGTTCGCCGCACTTGGCCCAGATGGGGTCGATGCGGGGGTCGTCCACTGGGACTAGCCTGCCGGATTTGTCACGGTCTGTCAGGCCGAGGGATTTGAAGATTTTGAGGCCCCGGCAGCCTAGTTTCACTGCTTCTTCCAGACGGGCGGCTTCTTTGTTGCCGAAATCCGGCTCGTCGATGCGGCTGAAATCGGGGGAGAAGAACACGATGAACCGGTCTTTGGATACCGCCTGGCACTGCCGCAGGTGCTCCTTGTAGAAATCGCCCCTGGAGAGGCCGTCGAGGGAGACACAGGCTTTCACCCCGGCGGCGTCCATCTCGGCGAGGCATTTTTTAAGGTCGGCGCGCCCCAGGTGATTGTGAAAGTCTATTACAGGAAATTTGGGCTTGAGAATTTTGGTTTCCTTGGTCACCATCTGGCTTTTCGGCTCCCAGTCGCGGAGGAGGAGGTCGCCCGTCTTTGTCTGGGCCAAAAGCGTCGCGGGCAGCGAGAAGAACAGAAGGAAAGCGAGAAGGGATGCTTGAGGTAGGGTCATGGGAGTTCCTCCTTATGGCATCAGGGCGTATAGAAACATGTCATTTTCAGGAAATTAGCATAATCTAGCGCTATGAGCAAAGGGAATTTTAAGGAATATCTCTTGCTTTTTCCCGCCCATGAGGATAATTTGTATATGCCAATAGGCAAATCGGCCCCGGTTACTGTTCATGTGAAACTCAAAAAATCTAGTGTTAAGCCAATCAGATAATGTCTGGTGCTGGAGTTTCTTTTTCTTTTTACCCCCTTAAAAAGGGGGTCGCCGCTCAAGCGGCGGGGGGATATTGATTCGCTGGGAAGAAGAAATCCCCCCTGCCTTTGGCATCCCCCTTGTTAAGGGGGGAATATGAATCCAACTTTATTGCATTGACTTAACACGAGGTTCTCCTGTCACAGTACGAGGATTTAGGAAACTATCGTCAGCTCTTTGAATTATTTCCCGAACCGGTAATACCCGGCCACAGGGAGAGCCAAGAATGGAATCAGTCGAAGTTTGGGAAGACAGCGCCCGAAAGACTTACAGTATTCTGGTTATCGATGATGAAGAAAACATCTGCGAGATACTCATGGAATTTCTTAAAAGAGAAGGATATACTGTTGCTACTGCTCTCAGCGGCGGAAAAGGCTTGGCTCTTTTCCGGGAAAAGTATTTTGATACGGTCATCACCGATTTGAACATTCCCGATTTATCCGGCTGGGATATCGCGAGGCAGATCCGTAAGGAAAAGCCGAATACATTTATCATCCTGCTAACCGGCTGGGAAACAAAAATAGACGATATCAACAACCTTGAAAAAAACGTCGACATGGTTCTCCATAAACCGATTGATTTTCCCAAGCTTTCCGGGATTGTCAGGGATGCCTGCGCTAAAACCTGATAACCGAAGCACATGAAGGTGATAAAACTAAAAAAAATACTATCCGCCGCTTTTTTTGGAGCAGCGACCGCTGCGGTAATCTATGCGATTTCGCAGACAATGGGATACCGGACTTTCCTGGAAATCCAGAACATGGTGGATGACAGCCATTTTATTGTCCGTGACAAACCGGCTTCCCATACCGGCGGCATTGTGATCATAGACATTGACGATTATTCCATCAACCATTTGGGAAATTTCAAACATTGGCCGCGGCGTCATTTTGCACAGGTGATCAGTCTGGCGAGAAATGGTGGAGCGAGGATTATTTTTCTCGATGTAATTCTCATGGAAGGGGGAAAAATCGGGGATAATCAAGCGCTGGTTGATTCCGTCGCCTGCGCGGGGAATGTTATTTCCGGATATTATTTTAACCTTGATTATCAGAGCAGGAGAGAACGTCCTCTCGATCCGGTGTACAACGAGAAATTTTCCGATACCTGGTTCAATACGCAGCGATTTGAAAAAATTGAATTTATTCGTGCGGAAAATATCACACTCCCTTTCCGGGAAATGGTGGAATCCTCGAAGGGGCTTGGATTTACCAATTATATACCCGATCCCGACGGCATCGTAAGGCACATACCTTTATACATTAGTTACAACCGCCGTCTCCTGCCTTCGGCTGCGCTCCAGATGTGGCTGCAGATGAAAGGGATGCATTTCACGAATGTAGTCATATCGCCGAAAGGGAGCCGTTTTGGAGAAACGTTCGTTCCCACCGACAAACATTGTTTCATGCGGTTGAATTACTCTCTGTCAGGGCAAACTTACCGTACAATTTCGTTCGCCCCAATGCTGAAAGGCCAGTATCCTGCGGAGATTTTCAAAGACAAGGTTGTCATGATCGGATCAAGTTCTTCCATACTCGGCGATCTGAAAAAAATTCCCGGACATAATGCCCTTCCCGGCGTGCAGATTCATGCCGCCGCTCTTTCCACCCTGCTCGAGAAAAATTTTATTACCGTTGTCCCCGGGGATGTTATTTTTGGTTTCACCATTCTTTCCGGTATCCTGGCCGGTCTCTTTTTCAGCTTTCTGCCTCCCGTGAAAGCGGGGCTTCCGATGGCGATCGCTTTCCCAATGATACTCTACGCCATGTCCATGTACAGTTTTTCCGCACATGCCCGGCTCATTAATATCACCATTCCTTCGGCGGTGGTCATTCTCCTTTATATCGTTATTACCATTCACCGTACCGTGGAATACTATGAGCGGAGAAACTATAAAAAAAACCCGGTTTACTGTCAGCGCCCGGCCGGTTGAACAGGCATTCGTTTATTCATGCGGTACACGAAAGCCAGAAGTTCCGCCACCGCTGCATACAGTTCGGGGGGATCATCTCGTCAATATTTACCATCATGAGCAGACTGAGCAGATCGGGATTCTCACGAAACAGTACATGACGTTCCCTCCTTTTGTGTAAGTACATTATAAACAAGCTATTATATTATACCCAACACGGGAGGGAATGTTAAGAGGAATCTTTTCCTATTTTATTGCCTCACATAATCTTATACATTTTGCAGAAGCCTATATAGAGGGGGAACTATAAGGCTCGCAACGAGTTATCCCCTCTCTATTATAGAGAGGGGGCCAAGGGGTGAGTTTAGAAAAAGCGGCCTTTACAGGAAATTCTTACTCAAGCCACATCTTTTCCATGAAAGCTTCAAACATCACACTGGTCATATCTATGCCGACATCGATCCCCTCACCGTCGCCATAGTTGAAGACGATGAATCCTCCCGCCGGGGTGCTCCAGCGCTCCACCAGCTCATGGGCTTCACGGCGCACTGCCTCACGGTTTCCAGAAGGGAGGGTCGCCTGAATATCCACAGTGGAGAGGAAAGCCACACGGC encodes the following:
- a CDS encoding CHASE2 domain-containing protein, with product MIKLKKILSAAFFGAATAAVIYAISQTMGYRTFLEIQNMVDDSHFIVRDKPASHTGGIVIIDIDDYSINHLGNFKHWPRRHFAQVISLARNGGARIIFLDVILMEGGKIGDNQALVDSVACAGNVISGYYFNLDYQSRRERPLDPVYNEKFSDTWFNTQRFEKIEFIRAENITLPFREMVESSKGLGFTNYIPDPDGIVRHIPLYISYNRRLLPSAALQMWLQMKGMHFTNVVISPKGSRFGETFVPTDKHCFMRLNYSLSGQTYRTISFAPMLKGQYPAEIFKDKVVMIGSSSSILGDLKKIPGHNALPGVQIHAAALSTLLEKNFITVVPGDVIFGFTILSGILAGLFFSFLPPVKAGLPMAIAFPMILYAMSMYSFSAHARLINITIPSAVVILLYIVITIHRTVEYYERRNYKKNPVYCQRPAG
- a CDS encoding BsuBI/PstI family type II restriction endonuclease gives rise to the protein MTNSKKIMRRIHAKPLRRQTIHQFEQARIVDRNPDNPDRPTNSGKTVYRLTGGILPVLRSYGTKTFDREVNKFIRTHGSLTRKYGKIRKLHTVAVKLPDDSILHLSPGEHNILQRLILEEFAPRFIENPVLIYMGDTAEKHLFIDEAALKSLFIPVTQHDKLPDVVLFSPKKKWIFFIEAVTSHGPISPKRHIELETMLSKCPFGRIYVTAFLTFSDFRKYAEEIVWESEVWIAEAPDHMIHYNGDKFFGPH
- a CDS encoding response regulator, whose protein sequence is MESVEVWEDSARKTYSILVIDDEENICEILMEFLKREGYTVATALSGGKGLALFREKYFDTVITDLNIPDLSGWDIARQIRKEKPNTFIILLTGWETKIDDINNLEKNVDMVLHKPIDFPKLSGIVRDACAKT
- a CDS encoding DUF4097 family beta strand repeat-containing protein, yielding SEATDEFNKTYPISAGTTVNITNVTGKVAVSTWDQPNAEIRAVKKTKNGRSDLDAVTIEVTPAGNTLDIKTVYPKKSKRENESLLTRISRGFRNFGSSVTVDYTITLPKTAMLGKVSTVNGNVELSETFGNTVARSTNGTVKVDKAQGIAEAHTVNGNIEIRDTKGNIEIHTTNGSIRVENVEGTITAKSVNGNIFLNGVTSVKEARTTNGNIKAGITGTEPEGMNINTVNGSVELSFPQTMNAEMDIESAHGKISAPGGLTINMETISPRHMTGKLGGGGNKIQVKTVNGSIILNKL
- a CDS encoding DUF1080 domain-containing protein; the encoded protein is MKRRDMLGIISAFPAAIAVRSSFAAETYQPNLKEFTSLFDGKTLKGWNKLTTYSGDDGKWEVIKGVIAGDQWPEGKGGLLVTEKKYADYEVYTEVKGDYPIDSGLFLRVQPDVLSYQVTIDYRPEGEIAAIYCPGGGEFLMHKPEGIKLWKKDEYNTVVARIEGQPAKIKAWVNGVQVQDYTDTLLAGKFRVPETGFLGIQVHPGASWGKGNKIWFRKIMIKEMK
- a CDS encoding Eco57I restriction-modification methylase domain-containing protein, producing the protein METIPYTYPTNLPVSEPFRSQSISNFAAILQKEYEATTTIEDRKINGHFGTPVAVAEFMALLFKEIPSGKIRLLDAGAGVGILTAAVCDRIASFGEPRTVQAVLYEKEPALIPFLHETMLRAKNVLNKQGHGFEYRIYNEDFILSNSPCGNDLFTGDNSVSGPFDMVIMNPPYGKILKDSPHARVMGHVIHGQPNIYALFMAIGAQLLRRGGKIVAITPRSYCNGLYFRDFRKWFFDRITPYHIHLFESRTDTFKENGVLQENIILAGIRGKKHDSVIVTTSKGRDLHCVDRSSVSMSELIDDTKGDRIVRIAGNDLDRRIAKIVDSWPSRFQDMGFKISTGPVVTFRALEYIIRERDNSDSVPLLSMHNIRPFETIWPSKRSEKDFYFKVCDNSMPLLLPVKDYVILKRFTAKEEKRRLVAGIFWAEKFPFPYIGLENHLNYVRKIQGNLFDAETYGLAALFNSVLLDRYFRTINGNTQVNAADIRTLPLPPLEKICAIGESLKKLTNLNPSEVEDLILDHLGINGEIKDYLKDTAS
- a CDS encoding amidohydrolase family protein encodes the protein MTLPQASLLAFLLFFSLPATLLAQTKTGDLLLRDWEPKSQMVTKETKILKPKFPVIDFHNHLGRADLKKCLAEMDAAGVKACVSLDGLSRGDFYKEHLRQCQAVSKDRFIVFFSPDFSRIDEPDFGNKEAARLEEAVKLGCRGLKIFKSLGLTDRDKSGRLVPVDDPRIDPIWAKCGELRIPVMIHVSDPNAFFTPLDKYNERYDELQAHPDWLFYCPQYPSKNEILAQRNRVIARHSRTIFVGAHVANLPEDLGTVAQWLDTYPNLYVDIDARISELGRQPYTARKFFIKYQDRITFGTDTMPSAVAYRIYYRFLETDDEYFNPSGGHHLQGRWNIYGIFLPDEVLEKVYHKNAEKVLGRGK